The Pantoea eucalypti sequence TTCACCCAGATCCAGCGTAAACAGCTCATCCATGTTTTTAAGCACCAGCATATCCGCATCCAGGAACACCACGCGCTGATAATCAGTGAGCTGCCATGCGCGCAGCTTGGTCCAGACCTCACCAAACTGCGCCGAGGCGTAATGCTGGTCAAGATCGTCACGCGGATAGAGCGGATCGACCGGTTTAATCACACAGCCTTCATTTTGCAGAATCTGACAGTCAGCGTCTGAAATCGCCGATGTCGTCATCACCACCAGCGGCCACTGGCTCTGGCTCTCTTTCAGCGAACGGTGCAGCGCTTTCACGCCCACCAGATAATCGGGTTGTGTTAACAGCGTTACCCAGGCAAACATAGCTTTCCTCAATCAGTCAAAAAGTGGCGTGATGTAGTCGTTACCCAGTCGGCCCTGCGGGTCGAGCTGGCTGCGCAGGGCGCGGAAAGCGTCCCACTTCGGATAGATCTCACGCCAGTTGTAGCGTTCTTCGTCGTAATACTTGCCCCAGTGCGGGCGTCCACCCTCCTCGGCCAGCAATTTTTCCACTTCAGTCAGGAAGTGCAGCCCTTCCTGAGATAGCGAGCCATCATCGGCGTAATAGACGACAAAGCCGAAAAAGCAGGTGGGCTGGTCAGTTGCCGGGCTGAGCCAGGCTGATGATGCGCCAGTGCAGCGCAGGATAATCGGGTAGTGCATATGCGGACGGTTTTCGGCATACCATTGCTTGATCCGGCGAATAATGGCCGGCGTTTTTGCCAGCGGTACGCCGATTTCCACATTGATCTGGGGGACTGCAATGCCACGGCAGAAGAGCTGGTAGATGTCACCGGTAACATCGGTGAAGTCACGAAAACGGGTAACGGTGCGGAACTGTTTTCCCCCTTTGCCCTCAATCTGAGTATCGCGATGCATATGCGCCAGCGTCTGGTCGATAGTGTCGTTAAGACTCTCATCAACCTCACCCTCATGTTCCACCACCTGACGACCCTGTGCTTCATAGTGCTCACGCTCTTCGGCACTCGCTTCATGGGCGTTCCAGACGTGCATCAGGTTGTCGTCAACAAACCACCACGCTTTACTCAGCGGATAGTCGTTGTTCCAGCGCAACAGATCCTCTTCAAGCGTATCAGCGGACACGGCATTCTTGTGGCAGGTGAAAATGCGAAACGGCTGCGTACGAAGTTTTACCGCAGTAACAATGCCCAGCGCCCCGAGAGAAACCTGCGCGGCCGGGAAGTCAGCTTCACCACGAACAAATTCGCGCACGCTGCCATCGGCCAGCACCATCCGGATTGCCAGCGCCTCATCGGCAATCGAACTCTGCTGCAAACCCTGGCCGTGCGTGCCGGTCGCCATCGCACCGGCCAGCGTCTGAATCGCTATCACACCTGGTGAAGATGCCAGCATGCGGTTCATTTCGGTCAGGCTGCGATAAACCTGCTCAAGCGGGGTCGCGCCACCAAAGGTCACGCTCTCTTCATCGCTGGCGAGCTGGCCACTCAGTGCGCTGAGATCAAGCAGCACATCATCATCAGCGACGTGCAGCATGCGGCCTGGCGACAGCTTGCTGCCAATCACCCGAATCTGACCGCGTGACTCCCGAAGAAGTGTCTGTAATTCCGCTTCACTGGCGGGACGCTGAACCTGCTGACGACGACCGATCTGCGCGTTCTGCGCCCAGTTCCACAGTGCATCATCATCGGGTTTAATATGGGTCTGACGAAGCGGATAGAGGCGTGCGTCTCTGGTCACAACAGTATTCCTTATTATTGCATTTAAAAGACAAGTATCACTAAGCGTAGACTATTGCCAAATGCAGTCAGGAATGCCGGTAATTATTTACGGATGTAACGTAACGTTGCGGTGACAGCCAGCTGACGATTGCGGCGAATACTCTCCGCTTCGCTATTATCAGGGCTAAACAGAGCGTTGAAAGTATAACGGTTCGAAACGTGGTGAACGCAGATGCTACTGATCAGGCGATGAACATCAATGGTCTGCACGCCGGATGTAAACACGCCCTGTTGCTGACCCCGTGCCAGGATATCATCCAGCAGATCCAGCGCACTGCGGTTCAGTGCTTTTATCTGCGCCGACTGGGAAATATAGCGACCGCGCAGCAGGTTCTCACTGCACACCAGCCGGATAAAATCGGGATGCTCGACATGGTAATCAAAACTGGCTTCCACCAGCCGTGTCATAGCCAGCTCTGGCTCCATCGCCGCAAGGTTAAGGCCCGTTTCATGCTGACGTATCTGCTGATAAACCTGTTCCAGCACGTCGATATAAAGCTGTTCTTTACTGCCAAAGTGATAGACCACCATGCGTTTCGTGGTCTGCGCATGCTCAGCAATCTGCTCCAGCCGCGCACCCTGCATACCAAATTCTGCAAACGTCTTAAGTGCGCCGGCAATGATGCGTTTTTTCAGCCCTTCAGGGTCATTTTTACGTTTTGTTAGTTCTGACATGGTGCTCAATAAAGTGATTCTGACCGGGGAATGTTAGCACAGTGTTGAGTGGCTGCCTGCAACCGCAGGCGCAGCAGATGCGGCAACCTGGCACACGCCGGACGATTGCAGGTATAATCCCGGATAGAATTTCACAGCTTCAGAGACGACTCAGAGACCACAATGACAAAACTCACCTTGCAAGAGCAGATGCTGAAAGCGGGATTGGTATCCAGCAAAAAAATGGACAAGGTTCAGCGCACAGCCAAAAAATCCCGGGTTCAGGCGCGCGAAGCCAGAGCCGCGGTGGAAGACAACAAAAAGGCGCAGCTTGAGCGGGATAAGCAGCTGAACGAACAGCAGAAGCTGGCTGTGCTGTCGAAAGAGTACAAAGCCCAGGTCAAGCAGTTGATTGAGATGAACAAAATTGATGTGGCAAAAGGCAACATCACCTTCAACTTTACCGACAATAACCTGATTAAAAAGATCTTGGTGGATAAGCCTACGCAGACGCAGCTGATTAATGGTCGTCTCGCCATTGCCCGCCTGGCTGCCGACGCCTGTGGTGAGAGCCAGTACGCTATCATCCCGGCCAGCGTAGCGGATAAAATTGCGCAGCGTGATGCCAGCGCCATCGTGTTAAACAGCGCATTAAGCGAAGAAGCACAGGACGAAGATGATCCTTATGCTGATTTCAAAGTGCCTGATGATTTGATGTGGTAATTGTATTCTGACCCATTCAGAACGGGCTGGCGGCAGAGAGTTGCATTACCTCGCCGCTGACAGGATGAACAAACGTCAGCCCACTGGCGTGCAGCATCAGCCTTTCTGCCTGTTGGGCGCCCGGCATCAACAGCCCACCGTAAAGATCACAGCCCAGAATCGGGTGCCCCCGCTGCTGACAGTGAATACGAAGCTGGTGGGTGCGTCCGGTTTCGGGCGTCAGCTCAACCCGCGTGACCGGCAACGCGTCTCCCTCACTTCCCTGATAATAACCGCGTTCAGTGACCCGGTAGCGTGACCGCGCGGGTTTGCCCCTGATGGCGCATATCGTCATCCGGGGAAACAACGCCGGATCTTTCGCGATGGCAGCATCAATAACTCCCTCATCATCGGACAGATGGCCGCACAGCAGGGCCTGGTAGGTTTTGCTCACGCTACGCTGGCTGAACTGCTGGCAGAGGGCGGCGTTAATCGCCTTGTTTCGTGCAACAACCATCAGGCCGGATGTGCCGAAGTCGAGCCGATGCACCAGCGTGCAGCCAGGGAAAAGGCTGACCAGCCGGTGATGCACCGAATCAAGATTTTGCGGATTTTTACCTGACAGGCTCAGCAATCCGCCGGGTTTGTTGATCACCAGCAGATGTGCATCCTGAAAGAGAAATGTGATCTCATCAAAGCAGGGTGGGGCGATAAACGTATCGATAATGGCAGACATGGTGCAACCGGCAGACAAAGGGCCGGAGATCATAACCTATTGCCCGGTCACTGACGACGACGGCAGACTTCACCGGGTCTTTATTCTCCCGTAATGGTTTCACCGCTTTGTGTGGCGAGCGACTGGCTGGCCTGATGCGTTCCGAACCCCGCCTGAGCAACAAATACTGAGCATACCGTCGCGGCTAACAACGTGAGAAGAACAGAAAGTTTCATGGCTGCATCCAGTGCTGATAAGGGCAGTCAGTCTGGCAGGAACGGTGACAGAGACAAACAGAACAATCCGGAAAAAAACTTTTAGTACATTTGAACAGCAACTTGCACGATTTTTAGTGATTTATTCGGGCAAGTCTCGCTTTAACGACTACAGTCTCTGGTGAGGTTGTCATCAATTCGTACCAAATGGAGGATTTTCTGTGTTAATTCAAAACGACGAGAAAGGCCACGTCATTATTGGCGAAGCGGCACTAAGCCTTGCCCTGGGTGAGAAAGAAATCAGTATCGCATCACTCTTTACTCAGCTGGGTTTGATGGCGAAATCTGAAAGCAACGCTGATCGACTGGAGAAAATCGACAAAGCCAGAAACTGGCTGAGTAGTTTTACTTCACCAGCGGTTGCCCAGCAGCAGGTGCCGTACCTGCGAACGCTTGCAGGCCTGAACGAAGAGCTGAACTAGCCCCGATAGAACTGACGCCAGTGGACGTAGTCCGGCTCCGGCCGGAAAACGACGAAGCGGACGACC is a genomic window containing:
- a CDS encoding D-arabinono-1,4-lactone oxidase translates to MTRDARLYPLRQTHIKPDDDALWNWAQNAQIGRRQQVQRPASEAELQTLLRESRGQIRVIGSKLSPGRMLHVADDDVLLDLSALSGQLASDEESVTFGGATPLEQVYRSLTEMNRMLASSPGVIAIQTLAGAMATGTHGQGLQQSSIADEALAIRMVLADGSVREFVRGEADFPAAQVSLGALGIVTAVKLRTQPFRIFTCHKNAVSADTLEEDLLRWNNDYPLSKAWWFVDDNLMHVWNAHEASAEEREHYEAQGRQVVEHEGEVDESLNDTIDQTLAHMHRDTQIEGKGGKQFRTVTRFRDFTDVTGDIYQLFCRGIAVPQINVEIGVPLAKTPAIIRRIKQWYAENRPHMHYPIILRCTGASSAWLSPATDQPTCFFGFVVYYADDGSLSQEGLHFLTEVEKLLAEEGGRPHWGKYYDEERYNWREIYPKWDAFRALRSQLDPQGRLGNDYITPLFD
- a CDS encoding TetR family transcriptional regulator, which codes for MSELTKRKNDPEGLKKRIIAGALKTFAEFGMQGARLEQIAEHAQTTKRMVVYHFGSKEQLYIDVLEQVYQQIRQHETGLNLAAMEPELAMTRLVEASFDYHVEHPDFIRLVCSENLLRGRYISQSAQIKALNRSALDLLDDILARGQQQGVFTSGVQTIDVHRLISSICVHHVSNRYTFNALFSPDNSEAESIRRNRQLAVTATLRYIRK
- a CDS encoding DUF2058 domain-containing protein, with translation MTKLTLQEQMLKAGLVSSKKMDKVQRTAKKSRVQAREARAAVEDNKKAQLERDKQLNEQQKLAVLSKEYKAQVKQLIEMNKIDVAKGNITFNFTDNNLIKKILVDKPTQTQLINGRLAIARLAADACGESQYAIIPASVADKIAQRDASAIVLNSALSEEAQDEDDPYADFKVPDDLMW
- a CDS encoding RluA family pseudouridine synthase, encoding MSAIIDTFIAPPCFDEITFLFQDAHLLVINKPGGLLSLSGKNPQNLDSVHHRLVSLFPGCTLVHRLDFGTSGLMVVARNKAINAALCQQFSQRSVSKTYQALLCGHLSDDEGVIDAAIAKDPALFPRMTICAIRGKPARSRYRVTERGYYQGSEGDALPVTRVELTPETGRTHQLRIHCQQRGHPILGCDLYGGLLMPGAQQAERLMLHASGLTFVHPVSGEVMQLSAASPF